In Amphiura filiformis chromosome 1, Afil_fr2py, whole genome shotgun sequence, the following are encoded in one genomic region:
- the LOC140163824 gene encoding uncharacterized protein — MSHHADELSLLQIAEIEKEFLLIDKNGDGKITTKELGAVLKQVGQNPDKKQLKDMIASVDADGSGTLDFNEFLELMKKQLKELPQDNSLLINPDLLAAFKVFDKNGDGKISKKEIKQVLKKDMPEKKWSAHIARMAEELIAKADTDEDGKIDYNEFAQMVATTPVIKWWLGIQL; from the exons AAATTGAAAAGGAATTTTTACTCATCGACAAGAATGGCGATGGTAAGATAACGACTAAAGAGTTAGGAGCAGTGTTGAAGCAAGTGGGTCAGAATCCTGATAAGAAACAACTGAAAGACATGATTGCGTCGGTAGATGCTGACG GTAGTGGTACACTCGATTTCAATGAATTCCTTGAACTGATGAAAAAGCAATTGAAAGAACTTCCACAAGATAATAGTTTGCTCATAAACCCAGATTTGCTCGCCGCATTTAAAGTTTTCGACAAGAATGGCGATGGCAAAATCAG TAAAAAGGAGATAAAACAGGTACTCAAAAAAGATATGCCTGAAAAAAAGTGGTCTGCTCACATAGCACGCATGGCAGAGGAATTGATCGCAAAGGCAGACACTGACGAGGATGGGAAGATTGATTATAATG AATTCGCCCAAATGGTGGCTACGACTCCAGTTATAAAATGGTGGCTGGGAATCCAGTTATAA